TCATAAACAATAAATACCCGTAAAACAATAAATACCCGTATATGAAAGCCACTTACAAATTATCAATCGCAATAGCGCTTTTACTTGGAACCTATTCATGTAAAAAAGGAGAAGCTTCATCACAAGCGCTTAATCCTTATTCTACTGTAGATTCTGCAGCAGTTATGAATTCCGACAGCATTTCTTCTGCCGCTACCATGGAAATACAAAATAAGCAGTTCATTAAAACGGCAGAGGTCAGCATGGAAGTGAAAGACGTTTATGATACGACCGTTTCTATTGAAAAATCAGTTCAGGATCTGAGCGGATTTGTTACGCACAGCAATTTGCAAAGTAATGTCGTTTCAGAAGAGACATACAACACTTCAAATGAAAATGCAGTTCTGGTGAAAAAATACCAGACTGAAAACACTATGCAGGTAAGGGTTCCCACTGATAAGCTTGGTGCTTTTTTAACTTTAATCAATGATAAAAAACTATTCCTCAATTCCAGGACCACCAATGCCGAAGATGTGACATCCAATATAAAATATGCTGAACTGGAAAGCCTGAGAAACAAAAAGACCGCCGACCAGATTGCGCAGATGAATACCTATAAAGATAAAGTAGACATGGGAAACAGCAACATGAAAGAAGGCAATCAGCAGCAGTTGGAAAACATGAATATTGCAGATCATCTAAAATACAGCACGGTTGACATTTACATCAAAGAACCAAAGATCCGAAGCGCGGCAATCCCCGTTACCAATACGAAAAGCATTGATGATAAATACAAACTTGATTTTCTGTACAGCGCAAAATCTGCTTTTGTAGATGGATTTTATTTGATTCAAAAGATTTTTATCATACTGATTACCATCTGGCCGCTTGTACTGATTGCAGCAGCCGTTATATTCTTTCTGAAAAAAAGAAAACCTGCTGGAAAACAACAGAGCACAACGGAAATTTAAGTGTCCGACCTTATCGTTGTCTCTATATTACAACGCCTGAAACTTCGGATCTCCAGGGTTTGGATCAGGATCGTGAAGCGCCAAAATAACTTATAATAAACAGGATCCTTTTTATCTGATCAGAACCCATAGATTGATTTTTAATTCTCTATTAACATCATTGGCGTAAAATTCCTTAAATTTGCAATCAGTAATTTTACAGGATGATTTGGCATCCAACAAGCCACATCCGAAGTCACAACTCTAATTCTAAACTATGCTGTCAAAAATAAATCCTACTCAGACCAATAGCTGGAAAGCCCTTGATGAACATTTCGGTAATAATGATTTCGATTTACGAAGCCTTTTTGCCTATAACCCGAACCGTTTTGAGGAATTTTCAGTGAAAAAAGATAATTTCCTTTTTGATTATTCCAAAAACCTGATTGATACAAGAACCAAAGCGCTTTTACTGAACCTTGCAGAGGAATGCCTGCTGAAGGACGCGATTTCTAAAATGTTTTCGGGAGACAAAATCAATGAAACAGAAGGAAGAGCTGTTCTGCATACGGCTTTGAGGGATTTTTCCGGTAAAGAAATTTTAGTTGACGGTGAAAATATCAAACCTCAGATTAAGAGAGTTTTAGATCATATGAAATCGTTTTCTGAAAGCATTATTTCAGGAAACCACAAAGGATTCAGCGGAAAAGAAATTACGGATGTCGTGAACATCGGGATCGGTGGTTCAGATCTGGGACCGGTAATGGTGGTATCTGCCTTAAAGCATTTTAAAACAAGGTTAAACGTGCATTTTGTCTCCAACGTAGACGGGAATCACCTGGCGGAAGTGGTGAAAAACCTAAATCCTGAAACTACCCTGTTCATCATTGCGTCCAAAACATTTACGACCCAGGAAACCATGACCAATGCCAATTCGGCAAAAGACTGGTTCTTACAGGCAGGGAAACAGGAAGACGTAGCCAGGCACTTTGTTGCTTTATCAACCAACGTTCAGGCGGTTAAGGATTTCGGGATTGCAGAAGAGAATATTTTCGAATTCTGGGACTGGGTTGGCGGAAGATATTCGCTTTGGAGCGCAATTGGTTTAAGCATCGTGCTTGCAGTAGGCTATGAAAATTTTGAGCAGCTGCTGAAAGGTGCCTATGATACAGACCAGCATTTCCAGACGGCAGACTTTACTGAGAATATTCCCGTTCTGATGGGGCTTTTGGGAATCTGGTACCGTAATTTTTATGCAGCGACAAGCCATGCCATCCTTCCTTACTCACAGTATTTAGACCGGTTTGCAGCCTATCTTCAGCAGGGGGATATGGAAAGTAACGGGAAATGCGTGGACAGAAGCGGTGAATTTGTAGAATATGAAACCGGCCCGATCATCTGGGGAGAACCGGGAACCAACGGGCAGCACGCTTTCTATCAGCTGATCCATCAGGGAACAGAACTGATTCCTGCAGACTTTATTGCATATGCAAAGAGCCCGAACAAGGTTTCTGATCATCAGGATAAATTATTGGCCAACTTTTTTGCCCAGACAGAGGCACTGGCGTTCGGGAAAACAGAAGAGGAAGTGGAAGAAGAATTAAAAAATGCAGGGAAGTCCGATGAAGAAATAGATTTCGTATTAAACTATAAAGTATTCCACGGAAATACCCCAACAAACTCCATGATGTTCAAAGAACTGACACCGTTTTCTTTAGGACAGCTGATTGCACTGTACGAACATAAGATTTTCGTTCAGGGCGTGATCTGGAACATCTTCAGTTTTGATCAGTTCGGAGTGGAACTTGGGAAAGTATTAGCGAATAAAATTTTACCGGAACTTGAAAATAATGAGGCAGTCAGTTCTCATGACAGTTCAACAAACGGGTTGATTAATTATTATAAATCAAATAAATAACTGTTAAGGATTTTCATTAATTTTGATTAAAAATAAAGATATGACACAGATTATCATTAACCTGAACAATAAGGAAAAAGAGACTTTTGTGGAAACTTTTTAAAAAAAATGAAAACCAGTTTTGAAAAAAATGAGGATGATTTTGGAATGACGGATGCGATCAGAAAAGTGATTGAAAGATTAATAGAAGATGAAAACATGTATGTAGATGCCAAAGGATCTTTAAAAAAGATTTCTGAGAAATATGGCATATAAAATAGTTTTGTCTCTAAAAGCAGAAATTGAAATCAGTGATGCTTTTCACTATTATAGTAAATTTTCAAAGTCACCTGCAAAATAATTTAAGGAACAGCTATTGGATTCTTACAGAAAAATTCGGCAGAATCCTTTTTTTGAGAAAAAATATTATAACGTAAGAGTATTGCATTTTCAAAGTATCCTTATATTATTGTGTAAGGTAGATGAAACTGCAAAGAAAGTTTTTGTGCTTTCTGTATTCTGCACCCATCAAAATCCGGAAAAATATCCTTAAAAATCTAATAATAAAAAGTAATAAAGTAAAATGGCAGAAATTCTTGACGGATTAAAAGTATCCAAAGAAATAAAAGCAGAAATCAAGGTTGAGGTTGACAAAATTCTTGCGGGAAAAAGAAGAGCACCACATCTTGTGGCGATCCTTGTGGGGAATAACGGGGCAAGCAAAGCGTATGTGAACTCTAAGGTGAAAGACTGTGAAGAAGTAGGCTTTCAATCCAGCTTAATTAAATTTCCGAGCACCGTTTCCGAGTCTGAATTACTGGAAAAAATTGAGGAACTTAATAAAGATAAATCTGTAGACGGTTTTATCGTTCAGCTGCCTCTACCGGATCAGATTGACCAGGAAAAGATTATTAACGCTATTGATCCCAGAAAGGATGTAGACGGCTTCCATCCTGAAAATTTCGGAAGAATGGCTCTGGAAATGGATACATTCCTGCCGGCAACCCCATTCGGGATTTTAACTTTACTGGAAAGATATAATATTGAAACAAAAGGCAAAGACTGTGTGATCATCGGAAGAAGCAAAATCGTGGGCAGGCCTATGAGCATCCTGATGGGAAGAAAAGATTTCCCGGGAAATTCTACCGTGACGCTGACACACTCTTACACCAAAGACATCGAAGAATATACCAAAAAAGCAGACATTGTGATTACCGCACTGGGTGATCCTCATTTTTTAAAAGGCGACATGATCAAAGAAGGAGCCGTGATCGTTGATGTAGGAATCACCAGAGTAGACAATGACTCTCCGAAAGGGTATTACCTGGCCGGTGATGTGGATTTTGACAGTTGTGCTGCCAAAGCAAGCTGGATCACGCCGGTTCCCGGAGGTGTAGGGCCTATGACAAGAGCAATGCTGATGAAAAATACCATCATTGCTTATAAAACTTCAGTCTATAACGACTAAATTGATAATGAAAATAGAAGAAGATATTTTATTAAAAGAAGGTAAAATGCTCCCTGTAATGGAGCATTTTTACACTCTTCAGGGGGAAGGGGCACATACCGGAAAAGCAGCTTATTTCATCAGATTGGGTGGCTGCGACGTCGGGTGCCACTGGTGCGATGTAAAGGAAAGCTGGGATCCTACTTTACATCCGTTAATGAATGCAGAGGAAATTGCAGAAATGGCGGCAGGCCACTGTAAAACAATTGTTTTAACAGGCGGTGAACCGCTAATGTGGAACCTGGATATTTTAACATCCCGATTGAAGGAACTGGGATGTACAGTCCATATCGAAACTTCAGGAGCCTATCCGCTAAGCGGGCAGATTGACTGGATCACCCTTTCGCCAAAGAAAACAGGCCTTCCCAAAGAAGAAATTTACCAGAAGGCCCACGAGCTGAAAATGATTGTTTTCAATAATAATGATTTTCAGTTTGCTCAGGAACAGGCTGCCAGAGTTTCTGAAAACTGCACGCTTTATCTGCAGAGTGAATGGAGCAAGCGCAATGAGATGTATCCGAAAATTACAGATTTTATCCTGGCACACCCGAAATGGAGAGCCTCGGTACAGACCCACAAATACCTGAATATTCCGTAAAAATACATATCTTAGCCTTTTGACCGCTAATACCCATAGATGCAGAGAATCCGATACTCCAGATACCTGAAATCGATCATTGTTTTGCTTGACCTGCTGGTTATGGCATCTATTTTTATATTCTTTTTTTTAAGCAGGAACCAGGACTTGAAATACAATCCGGAAACCTGGTATCAGAATGCGTTTTCCCTGGCATTGCTGTTTCTGTTCTGGATGCTGTTGAGCGGCAGGACAAAAATTTACAATATCCCGAGAAACCTTACCTATACCCTTTTTCTGGAACGGCTCCTGGTACATTTCCTGATATTTATTTTCGGTCTTTTGCTGATCGGGAAAGTAAGTTATAATGTATTCTTTAATTCAGACATCTACTGGCTTTCATTTTATCTGTTCTTCTTTATTTTTTTAGCAAAATCGCTGATTTTTTTCGGAATCAAATATTTCCGGAGCCTGGGGATTAACCACAGGAATATCATGTTCCTGAATGAAAACAGTGCTACAGAAGTCCTGAAAAACATTTTAAAATCAAGAAAAGATTACGGATACAAAATCTTTGAATATAAAAACAATGAAATTAATGCTGCAGAATTGATAGAATTCTGGAAAACGAACGGCATCCATACGCTGTTTATTCCGATGGAAAATGCATACAGCGAACGTACGGAAAAACAGATTTTCAGATTAGCGGAAGCCAACAAAGTTCATATTTCGTTAATTCCCAGCATCACACAAAGTGATTTTTTCCTGTATGATATGGGATATATCCAGACCCAGCCTGTATTGAACCAGGCCAAGTATCCTCTGGATTATTATTCTAATTTTTTATTGAAAAGGATTTTTGATATTACATTTTCAGCCATTGTTCTGGCAGGAATCTGCTCCTGGCTGTTTCTCATAATTGCCGTTTTAATTAAAGCTACGTCAAAAGGCCCTGTATTTTTTATTCAGAAAAGATATGGCTTTCATGAAGATGTTTTTCACTGTATTAAATTCAGAACGATGGTGGTGAATAATGAATCTTCAACAAAAACCACTGAAGAAAATGATGTAAGGATTACCAGAATCGGTAAGTTCTTAAGAAAAACCAGCCTGGATGAAATGCCGCAGTTCATCAATGTCTTAAAAGGCGAAATGTCTATCGTCGGGCCCAGGCCGCATATGCTGGCCGTAGACAACTATTATAAACCAAAAATCGGGCGGTACAGCCTGCGGAGTATGGTGAGCCCGGGAATTACCGGCCTGGCCCAGGTAAACGGCCTTCGTGGCGATGCAGGGAATGTGGAAATTGAAATGAATAAAAGGATCCTGGCAGATGCTTTCTATGTGAGGAACTGGAGTTTTGTACTGGATCTGGTTATTATTCTTAAAACAGTACTGCTGATAATAACCGGAGATAAAAATGCGAAGTAAACCTGTAAATAAGGCTTTACTAAGGATTAATTTCAATTAATAACCGATGTTTGATTTTAAATACATTACATCGGATGCTTTTCGGCACTCTTGTTGTTCTGTCATTTAAATTAATAAAAAAAGTCTAATTTAGCAGAATGTTAAAAAAGTTTTTTACGGCAGTAGGAGAATATATTATCCTTATGGGTAAATCCATGCAGAAGCCTCAGAAAATGAGGGTCTTCTGGAAGCTGCTCATGAGAGAAATCAATGATTTGGGAGTCAACTCTTTTGGGCTGGTTATCTTTACATCCATATTCGTCGGGGCAGTAGTTGCAATTCAGATGTTTAATAACTTTGCTGCTTCTGATTTCCCGATACCAACCTCATTTGTAGGATATGCAACAAAGGCTGTTCTTGTACTGGAATTCGCACCTACGATTATCAGTCTGATTCTGGCAGGAAAAGTAGGCTCTTATATTGCATCCAGTATCGGGACCATGAGGGTTTCCGAGCAGATTGACGCACTGGACATTATGGGAGTAAACTCACCAAACTTCCTGATATTGCCTAAAATACTTGCCTGTATGATCTTTAATCCTTTACTGATTGCGATCAGTATCGTATTCGGCATCTGCGGAGGTTACATCGCCGGTATTTTAACAGGAAACTGGACGACCAATGACTATATCACCGGAATCCAGATGTATATGCCCAATCTTTTTATTTATTATGCATTTTCCAAAACCATTGTTTTTGCTTTTGTTATTGCTACCGTTCCTTCTTATTTCGGATATAATGTAAAAGGCGGTTCACTGGAAGTGGGCAGGGCAAGTACACAG
The sequence above is a segment of the Chryseobacterium sp. JJR-5R genome. Coding sequences within it:
- a CDS encoding DUF4349 domain-containing protein → MKATYKLSIAIALLLGTYSCKKGEASSQALNPYSTVDSAAVMNSDSISSAATMEIQNKQFIKTAEVSMEVKDVYDTTVSIEKSVQDLSGFVTHSNLQSNVVSEETYNTSNENAVLVKKYQTENTMQVRVPTDKLGAFLTLINDKKLFLNSRTTNAEDVTSNIKYAELESLRNKKTADQIAQMNTYKDKVDMGNSNMKEGNQQQLENMNIADHLKYSTVDIYIKEPKIRSAAIPVTNTKSIDDKYKLDFLYSAKSAFVDGFYLIQKIFIILITIWPLVLIAAAVIFFLKKRKPAGKQQSTTEI
- the pgi gene encoding glucose-6-phosphate isomerase, with amino-acid sequence MLSKINPTQTNSWKALDEHFGNNDFDLRSLFAYNPNRFEEFSVKKDNFLFDYSKNLIDTRTKALLLNLAEECLLKDAISKMFSGDKINETEGRAVLHTALRDFSGKEILVDGENIKPQIKRVLDHMKSFSESIISGNHKGFSGKEITDVVNIGIGGSDLGPVMVVSALKHFKTRLNVHFVSNVDGNHLAEVVKNLNPETTLFIIASKTFTTQETMTNANSAKDWFLQAGKQEDVARHFVALSTNVQAVKDFGIAEENIFEFWDWVGGRYSLWSAIGLSIVLAVGYENFEQLLKGAYDTDQHFQTADFTENIPVLMGLLGIWYRNFYAATSHAILPYSQYLDRFAAYLQQGDMESNGKCVDRSGEFVEYETGPIIWGEPGTNGQHAFYQLIHQGTELIPADFIAYAKSPNKVSDHQDKLLANFFAQTEALAFGKTEEEVEEELKNAGKSDEEIDFVLNYKVFHGNTPTNSMMFKELTPFSLGQLIALYEHKIFVQGVIWNIFSFDQFGVELGKVLANKILPELENNEAVSSHDSSTNGLINYYKSNK
- a CDS encoding bifunctional 5,10-methylenetetrahydrofolate dehydrogenase/5,10-methenyltetrahydrofolate cyclohydrolase — its product is MAEILDGLKVSKEIKAEIKVEVDKILAGKRRAPHLVAILVGNNGASKAYVNSKVKDCEEVGFQSSLIKFPSTVSESELLEKIEELNKDKSVDGFIVQLPLPDQIDQEKIINAIDPRKDVDGFHPENFGRMALEMDTFLPATPFGILTLLERYNIETKGKDCVIIGRSKIVGRPMSILMGRKDFPGNSTVTLTHSYTKDIEEYTKKADIVITALGDPHFLKGDMIKEGAVIVDVGITRVDNDSPKGYYLAGDVDFDSCAAKASWITPVPGGVGPMTRAMLMKNTIIAYKTSVYND
- a CDS encoding 7-carboxy-7-deazaguanine synthase QueE, with protein sequence MKIEEDILLKEGKMLPVMEHFYTLQGEGAHTGKAAYFIRLGGCDVGCHWCDVKESWDPTLHPLMNAEEIAEMAAGHCKTIVLTGGEPLMWNLDILTSRLKELGCTVHIETSGAYPLSGQIDWITLSPKKTGLPKEEIYQKAHELKMIVFNNNDFQFAQEQAARVSENCTLYLQSEWSKRNEMYPKITDFILAHPKWRASVQTHKYLNIP
- a CDS encoding exopolysaccharide biosynthesis polyprenyl glycosylphosphotransferase; this encodes MQRIRYSRYLKSIIVLLDLLVMASIFIFFFLSRNQDLKYNPETWYQNAFSLALLFLFWMLLSGRTKIYNIPRNLTYTLFLERLLVHFLIFIFGLLLIGKVSYNVFFNSDIYWLSFYLFFFIFLAKSLIFFGIKYFRSLGINHRNIMFLNENSATEVLKNILKSRKDYGYKIFEYKNNEINAAELIEFWKTNGIHTLFIPMENAYSERTEKQIFRLAEANKVHISLIPSITQSDFFLYDMGYIQTQPVLNQAKYPLDYYSNFLLKRIFDITFSAIVLAGICSWLFLIIAVLIKATSKGPVFFIQKRYGFHEDVFHCIKFRTMVVNNESSTKTTEENDVRITRIGKFLRKTSLDEMPQFINVLKGEMSIVGPRPHMLAVDNYYKPKIGRYSLRSMVSPGITGLAQVNGLRGDAGNVEIEMNKRILADAFYVRNWSFVLDLVIILKTVLLIITGDKNAK
- a CDS encoding ABC transporter permease, whose translation is MLKKFFTAVGEYIILMGKSMQKPQKMRVFWKLLMREINDLGVNSFGLVIFTSIFVGAVVAIQMFNNFAASDFPIPTSFVGYATKAVLVLEFAPTIISLILAGKVGSYIASSIGTMRVSEQIDALDIMGVNSPNFLILPKILACMIFNPLLIAISIVFGICGGYIAGILTGNWTTNDYITGIQMYMPNLFIYYAFSKTIVFAFVIATVPSYFGYNVKGGSLEVGRASTQAVVWTMVFIILSELLLTQLILS